One Psychrobacillus glaciei genomic region harbors:
- a CDS encoding flagellar hook-basal body protein, producing the protein MFRGFHTVASGMIAQQRRTELLTNNMANANTPGYKADQSVIRSFPEMFLSKLGPSNIPTETPIKGKNATGVGALGTGVYMQETIALLEQGQLQETELNTDIALIDSELPKDAQTGQTGAIFYRLQHPVDGEAYTRNGSFTLDPGGFLTNAQGLFVLDANGQRIQLQNDDFRVASDGQIYANDQVVAQIGVSFAAQPEALMKQDNGLFRTADGANLPSAYNSANVRFSMQQGYIERSNVDSARTMTDLLTAYRAFEANQKILQAYDQSMQKAVNEVGRVN; encoded by the coding sequence ATGTTTCGTGGATTTCATACAGTTGCATCCGGCATGATTGCACAACAGCGTAGAACGGAATTACTGACAAATAATATGGCAAATGCCAATACACCTGGTTATAAAGCAGATCAGTCGGTGATTAGATCATTTCCAGAAATGTTTTTATCCAAACTTGGACCATCAAATATTCCTACTGAGACGCCCATCAAAGGAAAGAATGCAACTGGTGTTGGAGCACTTGGAACGGGTGTTTACATGCAAGAGACGATTGCTTTATTGGAACAAGGACAGCTTCAGGAAACCGAACTAAATACAGATATTGCATTAATTGATAGTGAATTACCGAAAGACGCACAAACTGGGCAGACCGGTGCTATATTTTATCGCTTGCAACATCCAGTAGATGGTGAAGCATACACTCGTAATGGTAGCTTCACATTGGACCCTGGAGGCTTTTTAACGAATGCGCAAGGGTTATTCGTCCTTGATGCAAATGGACAGCGTATCCAGCTTCAAAATGATGATTTTCGAGTAGCAAGCGATGGTCAAATTTATGCAAATGATCAAGTGGTTGCACAAATAGGGGTTTCATTTGCCGCACAGCCTGAAGCATTGATGAAACAGGATAATGGATTATTTAGAACTGCAGATGGTGCAAATTTGCCTTCCGCCTACAATTCAGCAAACGTTCGTTTTTCGATGCAACAAGGATATATCGAGCGTTCAAATGTCGATTCTGCGAGAACCATGACGGATCTACTTACGGCGTACAGAGCTTTTGAAGCAAACCAAAAAATTCTGCAAGCATACGACCAAAGCATGCAAAAAGCGGTAAACGAAGTAGGACGAGTAAACTAA
- the murA gene encoding UDP-N-acetylglucosamine 1-carboxyvinyltransferase, with protein MDKIVVKGGQTLKGNVRVEGAKNAVLPVLAAALLATKGVNVIKDVPTLADVLTINEVLKSLNTKVEYNPELNEVIIDSQERLSSEAQFEYVRKMRASILVMGPILARNGFARVALPGGCAIGSRPIDQHLKGFEAMGAEISFGHGFVEAKTNGRLQGAKIYLDVPSVGATENIMTAAALAVGITTIENAAKEPEIVDLANFINEMGGKVKGAGTDTIRIEGVTELHGTEHHIIPDRIEAGTFMVAAAITKGDVLIENAVPEHMTALISKMQEMGIEVSEENHGIRVRSSGQLKSVDIKTMPHPGFPTDMQSQMMALMMTAQGTGIITETVFENRFMHVEEFRRMNGNMKIEGRSVIMDSPSNLQGAEVAATDLRAAAALIIAGLVAEGITRVTELYHLDRGYVDFDKKLAALGADIERIGNESPERTIQLV; from the coding sequence GTGGATAAAATCGTTGTTAAAGGCGGTCAAACTTTAAAAGGCAATGTGCGAGTAGAAGGTGCGAAAAATGCAGTACTGCCAGTACTTGCTGCAGCTTTGCTTGCAACCAAGGGAGTAAATGTTATAAAAGACGTGCCAACACTTGCAGACGTTTTGACAATAAATGAAGTATTAAAAAGCTTAAATACGAAAGTTGAATATAATCCTGAACTTAATGAAGTAATAATTGATTCACAAGAAAGACTCTCTAGTGAAGCACAATTTGAGTATGTGCGAAAAATGCGTGCATCCATACTAGTAATGGGTCCCATTTTAGCGAGAAATGGTTTTGCTCGTGTTGCATTACCAGGTGGTTGCGCAATTGGATCTCGTCCAATTGATCAGCATTTAAAAGGTTTTGAAGCGATGGGTGCAGAAATTTCGTTCGGACATGGTTTTGTAGAAGCTAAAACAAATGGACGTTTACAGGGTGCTAAAATTTATCTAGACGTACCAAGTGTTGGCGCTACGGAAAACATTATGACAGCAGCAGCCCTTGCAGTAGGAATTACAACTATCGAAAATGCTGCAAAAGAACCGGAAATTGTTGATTTAGCAAACTTCATCAATGAAATGGGCGGAAAAGTAAAAGGTGCTGGTACCGACACAATTCGCATTGAAGGTGTAACTGAACTTCATGGCACTGAACATCATATAATCCCAGATCGTATTGAAGCTGGCACATTCATGGTTGCAGCGGCAATTACTAAGGGTGACGTGCTCATTGAAAATGCAGTCCCTGAACATATGACTGCGCTTATTTCCAAAATGCAAGAAATGGGTATAGAAGTGTCAGAAGAAAATCATGGTATTCGTGTACGCTCTTCAGGTCAGCTTAAATCAGTGGACATTAAAACGATGCCACATCCTGGTTTCCCAACAGATATGCAATCTCAAATGATGGCATTAATGATGACAGCACAAGGAACAGGTATCATTACGGAAACAGTATTTGAGAACCGCTTTATGCATGTAGAAGAATTCCGACGCATGAACGGTAACATGAAGATCGAGGGACGTTCTGTAATTATGGACTCACCTTCTAATCTACAAGGCGCAGAAGTTGCAGCAACTGATTTACGTGCAGCGGCAGCCCTTATTATTGCTGGTCTCGTAGCAGAAGGAATAACACGAGTAACCGAACTATATCATTTAGACCGCGGCTACGTCGACTTCGACAAAAAACTCGCAGCTCTAGGCGCTGATATTGAACGTATCGGAAACGAAAGCCCAGAGAGAACAATTCAACTCGTATAA
- the mreB gene encoding rod shape-determining protein has protein sequence MFAKDIGIDLGTANVLIHVKGKGIVLNEPSVVAIDKNTNRVLAVGEEARQMVGRTPGNIVAIRPLKDGVIADFDVTEAMLKHFINKLNVKGFLSKPRILICCPTNITSVEQKAIREAAEKSGGKKVYLEEEPKVAAIGAGMDIFQPSGNMVVDIGGGTTDVAVLSMGDIVTSESIKIAGDVFDNDILQYIKREYKLLIGERTAENIKIEIGTVFPNSRHEEMDIRGRDMVTGLPRTITIHSEEIEKALRESVAVIVQAAKNVLEKTPPELSADIIDRGVIITGGGALLHGMDQLLVEELKVPVFVAENPMDCVAIGTGLMLDNIDKISRR, from the coding sequence ATGTTTGCGAAAGATATAGGAATTGACTTAGGCACTGCGAACGTATTAATTCATGTAAAAGGTAAAGGGATTGTTTTAAATGAACCATCCGTCGTTGCGATAGATAAAAATACTAATAGGGTGCTTGCGGTAGGTGAGGAAGCACGCCAAATGGTTGGTAGGACGCCAGGTAATATTGTGGCAATTCGACCCCTAAAAGATGGAGTAATTGCAGATTTCGATGTAACGGAAGCAATGCTTAAACACTTTATTAATAAATTAAACGTTAAAGGATTTTTATCCAAACCTCGCATATTAATATGCTGTCCTACAAATATTACAAGCGTAGAACAAAAAGCGATAAGAGAAGCAGCGGAAAAATCAGGCGGCAAAAAAGTGTATTTGGAAGAGGAACCAAAAGTTGCAGCAATCGGTGCTGGAATGGATATTTTTCAACCAAGCGGTAATATGGTCGTTGATATCGGAGGAGGTACTACAGATGTAGCTGTTCTTTCTATGGGAGATATTGTTACTTCTGAATCTATTAAAATTGCAGGAGATGTTTTTGATAATGACATCCTTCAATATATTAAAAGAGAGTACAAGCTTTTAATTGGCGAACGAACTGCGGAAAATATTAAAATTGAAATTGGGACTGTATTTCCAAATAGCCGACATGAAGAGATGGATATTCGAGGACGCGATATGGTTACAGGTCTTCCTAGAACTATTACGATACATTCGGAAGAAATTGAAAAAGCATTGCGCGAGTCAGTAGCTGTTATTGTACAAGCTGCAAAAAATGTTTTAGAAAAAACACCGCCAGAATTATCTGCTGATATTATTGATCGCGGGGTTATTATCACAGGTGGTGGCGCACTTTTACATGGGATGGATCAACTTCTTGTGGAAGAATTAAAAGTACCGGTATTTGTAGCGGAAAATCCAATGGATTGTGTCGCAATTGGAACAGGATTGATGTTAGATAATATTGATAAAATCTCCAGAAGATAG
- a CDS encoding peptidoglycan DD-metalloendopeptidase family protein, with translation MREEQSNKPSQKNKNPKKPWFWPLIYVGFSVAFVGMIWGYNVYVNSDTAGEWKNAGDPDKVTIQTNALAESMKYPFKETLQNSIEVVQHFYDMEADEATREKSILVFNQQYRTSTGVSLSMKGEPFEVIAAMSGKVEEVNLDPFEGDEIVLSHANGMQTKYRSVTGILVKVGDVVEQGQALATSSESEWNPTAGVHLEFEVLEDGVLINPESKLAF, from the coding sequence ATGAGAGAAGAACAATCGAACAAGCCTTCTCAGAAGAATAAAAATCCGAAAAAGCCGTGGTTTTGGCCATTAATTTATGTTGGGTTTTCGGTAGCATTTGTTGGAATGATTTGGGGTTACAACGTGTATGTAAACTCCGACACGGCAGGAGAATGGAAAAATGCTGGAGATCCCGATAAAGTGACCATCCAGACCAACGCTCTAGCGGAGTCCATGAAGTATCCTTTCAAAGAGACACTGCAAAATAGCATCGAAGTTGTACAGCACTTTTATGATATGGAAGCTGATGAAGCGACACGGGAAAAATCCATACTTGTGTTCAATCAACAATACAGAACAAGTACGGGCGTATCTTTGTCGATGAAAGGTGAACCATTCGAAGTAATAGCTGCCATGAGTGGGAAAGTAGAAGAAGTAAATTTAGACCCGTTTGAAGGAGATGAAATCGTCTTATCCCATGCAAATGGTATGCAAACAAAATATCGTTCTGTCACTGGCATTCTAGTAAAAGTTGGGGATGTAGTGGAGCAAGGACAAGCACTAGCAACATCTTCTGAAAGTGAATGGAATCCAACTGCAGGTGTTCACTTGGAATTTGAAGTTTTAGAAGACGGCGTTCTGATTAATCCGGAATCAAAACTAGCGTTTTAA
- a CDS encoding sporulation transcriptional regulator SpoIIID gives MHETIRHRCIRLGEMVIETKKTVRAIASTTGHSKSTVHKDLTERLHLVDPQLAKEVKEILAYHKSVRHLRGGEATKRKWKTKKEDGKGRDL, from the coding sequence GTGCACGAAACGATACGTCATAGATGCATACGTCTTGGTGAAATGGTTATTGAAACTAAGAAAACTGTCCGTGCCATCGCGAGCACAACCGGTCATTCTAAAAGCACAGTTCATAAGGATTTGACGGAAAGACTCCATTTAGTAGATCCGCAATTAGCAAAAGAAGTAAAAGAAATTCTTGCGTATCATAAATCGGTCAGGCATTTGCGAGGTGGAGAAGCAACGAAACGAAAATGGAAAACTAAAAAGGAAGATGGGAAAGGTCGTGATTTGTAA
- a CDS encoding F0F1 ATP synthase subunit epsilon: MKTLTVNIVTPDGPVYDSEVDMMIAKTASGEIGILPGHIPMVAPLVIGAIKLKKDGKTEYAAVNGGFIEVRPEKVSILAQSSEVASTIDLTRAKEAMKRAEERLQSKQGSTDFSRAELALKRAMNRINVYEGNI, translated from the coding sequence ATGAAGACACTTACAGTCAATATTGTCACTCCCGACGGCCCGGTATACGATTCTGAAGTAGACATGATGATCGCTAAAACAGCATCTGGTGAAATCGGTATTTTACCTGGCCATATTCCAATGGTTGCACCTCTTGTAATCGGTGCAATTAAGTTGAAAAAAGATGGTAAAACAGAGTATGCAGCAGTCAACGGTGGTTTTATTGAAGTTCGTCCTGAAAAGGTTTCGATCTTAGCTCAATCATCTGAAGTTGCTTCAACTATCGATCTAACTCGTGCAAAAGAAGCGATGAAACGTGCAGAAGAACGTCTTCAAAGTAAGCAAGGTTCAACTGATTTTAGTCGTGCTGAACTTGCCTTGAAACGTGCGATGAATCGTATCAACGTTTATGAGGGTAACATTTAA
- a CDS encoding DUF1146 family protein produces MGLLNGEQAIIAILANVFFIGISFYALQAIMIEKVIKKNRVFQAQLFYILASILLGSTVANFFLNLTAWSNQLQYLFN; encoded by the coding sequence ATGGGTTTATTAAATGGAGAGCAGGCAATAATTGCGATTTTAGCCAATGTCTTTTTTATCGGTATATCTTTTTATGCACTTCAAGCAATTATGATTGAAAAAGTTATTAAAAAAAATCGAGTCTTCCAAGCACAGTTATTCTATATATTAGCTAGCATTCTTCTCGGTTCGACAGTAGCGAATTTTTTCTTAAATTTAACAGCTTGGTCTAATCAGTTACAATATCTGTTTAATTAA
- a CDS encoding nuclease-related domain-containing protein, translating into MIAKKYSASLHVKALHTLHKRMPRNHPKYVMIKDEYYQKLNGEIGEEVVMKVFEQLKLPYKFYVFHNISLYAESLFQIDVLLITPYYAFVFEVKNIKGEIVFTDQQLTRTLETNKTDSYESPVLQLAEYEYQLNQIFKATGINLPIHGAVVFAFATSNIKVPPTNKTLLFRRGIKPYLRSIQTNSPILNEAKLDNLKEYLLKANIDFQPFPLTEHYEINPDSIRNGVECRNCGLVGMKKVIRNWYCPSCKATQRNAHEAALVDYFLVCKNTISNQECQKFLNLNNKHEATKILKSPLLIKTGQSRNSKYTIKEISIQRKKTAKGNQFTWESN; encoded by the coding sequence ATGATAGCAAAAAAATATTCAGCTTCCCTTCACGTAAAAGCACTACATACTCTTCATAAACGGATGCCGAGAAACCATCCAAAATATGTAATGATTAAAGATGAATACTATCAAAAATTAAATGGTGAAATTGGAGAAGAAGTTGTGATGAAAGTATTTGAGCAATTGAAATTGCCCTATAAGTTCTATGTTTTTCATAATATTTCTTTATACGCCGAATCGCTTTTTCAGATTGATGTTTTATTAATTACTCCGTACTATGCATTCGTTTTCGAAGTGAAAAATATTAAGGGAGAAATTGTTTTCACGGATCAGCAATTGACAAGAACACTGGAAACAAACAAAACTGACTCATATGAAAGTCCAGTACTACAGTTAGCAGAGTATGAATATCAATTGAATCAAATTTTTAAAGCTACTGGTATCAATTTACCCATTCACGGAGCTGTCGTGTTCGCGTTTGCCACAAGTAATATTAAAGTTCCCCCAACAAATAAAACCTTATTGTTTCGTAGAGGTATCAAACCTTATTTAAGAAGCATACAAACCAACTCTCCCATTCTAAACGAAGCCAAACTGGATAACTTAAAGGAATATCTGCTTAAAGCAAACATCGATTTCCAGCCATTTCCTTTGACCGAACACTACGAAATAAACCCGGATTCCATTCGCAATGGAGTAGAATGTAGAAATTGTGGATTAGTTGGAATGAAAAAAGTAATTCGCAACTGGTATTGCCCATCATGCAAAGCTACTCAAAGAAATGCACATGAAGCTGCGCTTGTAGATTATTTCCTAGTATGTAAAAACACGATCTCTAATCAGGAATGTCAAAAATTCTTAAATCTGAACAATAAACATGAAGCAACAAAAATATTAAAAAGTCCTCTCCTAATAAAAACTGGACAATCTCGTAACAGTAAATACACCATTAAAGAAATTAGTATTCAGAGGAAAAAAACGGCAAAGGGAAATCAATTTACTTGGGAAAGCAACTAA
- the spoIID gene encoding stage II sporulation protein D — protein sequence MFIFPQPTAYSTSMKLNILLLLICIGLLFLPFLLIKDKHEAKPAPKLELDFEIECPILIEVKGELEKIPLETYVLGVVAAEMPISFHEEALKAQSIAARTYVLRETNYGEKAISKTVQKQVYVSKEDRRKKWGASFDEYEDKLQRIVASTEGEIIVYKDQLITAMFFSTSNGQTESAESYSGNAIPYLVSVPSQSEELFSPNVKKQFEFTNKEWANAFGLKWSESMAKTFQVTKTDSNRIKSIQMIGKTWSGREVRALLGLPSTDFTVSFQRDKVVVETVGYGHGVGMSQYGAEVLAHDSVRAHDILLHYYKGTEIKIFSTCLKSPTNAKNSN from the coding sequence TTGTTCATTTTCCCTCAACCAACTGCATATAGTACCTCTATGAAACTAAACATTCTCTTATTATTAATTTGCATCGGACTCTTGTTCTTACCGTTTTTATTAATCAAAGATAAGCATGAAGCAAAACCAGCACCTAAGTTGGAGTTAGATTTTGAAATCGAATGTCCAATACTAATCGAAGTGAAAGGGGAACTAGAGAAAATTCCTCTCGAAACATATGTTTTAGGAGTCGTAGCTGCGGAGATGCCAATTTCGTTCCATGAGGAAGCATTAAAGGCACAATCAATAGCTGCACGGACCTATGTGTTGCGAGAAACAAATTACGGAGAAAAGGCTATATCTAAAACGGTGCAAAAGCAAGTCTATGTAAGCAAAGAAGATCGAAGGAAAAAATGGGGGGCCTCCTTCGACGAATATGAAGATAAACTCCAACGTATTGTCGCATCTACTGAAGGAGAAATTATTGTCTATAAAGACCAACTAATCACGGCGATGTTCTTTTCCACGAGTAATGGACAAACGGAAAGTGCAGAAAGCTATAGTGGTAATGCAATTCCTTATTTAGTTTCAGTACCTAGCCAATCGGAAGAACTCTTTTCACCAAATGTTAAAAAACAATTCGAATTTACAAATAAAGAATGGGCAAATGCTTTTGGATTGAAATGGTCAGAAAGCATGGCAAAAACGTTTCAAGTAACAAAAACGGATTCTAACCGAATTAAGTCTATTCAAATGATCGGCAAAACATGGTCCGGTAGAGAAGTACGTGCATTACTTGGACTACCTTCCACCGATTTCACGGTTTCCTTTCAGCGTGATAAAGTGGTTGTAGAAACGGTCGGATATGGGCATGGTGTTGGTATGAGTCAATATGGCGCAGAGGTATTGGCGCATGATTCTGTAAGGGCTCACGACATTTTACTTCATTATTACAAAGGAACAGAAATAAAAATATTTTCAACATGTTTAAAATCTCCTACAAATGCAAAGAATAGCAATTGA